The following are encoded together in the Streptomyces tsukubensis genome:
- a CDS encoding non-ribosomal peptide synthetase/type I polyketide synthase produces the protein MAEPLRTTPPEKIAIIGIGCRFPGGANDHRSFWRNLLDGKDCITPTPRDRYDVSTLASKDKAKPGRLVGGRGGYIDGFDEFDPGFFGISPREAHSMDPQQRKLLEVAWEALEDGGQRPADLAGSDVGVYVGAFTLDYKILQFADLRFDTLGPHTATGTMMTMMSNRLSHCFDFRGPSISLDTACSSSLVAVHLACESLRRGESSLALAGGTLLNLAPQYTIAETKGGFLSVDGRSRTFDASANGYVRAEGVGIVALKLLEDAVRDGDPVHAVITASGVNQDGRTNGITVPRAEAQVTLIEEVCALAGITPGALQYVEAHGTSTPVGDPIEAGALAVALAVGRKPGATCCVGSVKTNIGHTESAAGIAGLIKTALSVKHRLIPPHINLDQVNPGIDMEASPFTIPTEVTTWPDHEGPARAGVNSFGFGGTNAHVLLEEPPIVPDTGRRAVAEPEDPVRPAPTVLPLSAQDAAVLPALAEAVHAELTAAADPRTGSSVSLTDLGHTFAHRRQHHDARLAVVYGSRDELTEALSAYARGEDHPRVLRGSRRPGREAGPVWVFTGMGPQWWGMGRELFATRPVYRAAVERCDREIHAQTGWSLVEEMTADPDDSRMAETWLAQPANFAVQIGLAALWRSHGVTPAAIVGHSTGEIAAFHEAGVYSLRDAVRIVVHRSRLQHRLAGSGTMLAVGLTEDEAVRRAEPFGDLVSVAAVNSPGALTLAGDEAALAAYAEALRADGVFAKFLDVQVPYHSAGMEAIKDQLLDGLRDIEPRPAGVPLHLTGREGLARGTELDADYWWSNVRDTVRFRAAVERVARDGHRVFLEIGPHPVLGHSIRECLDALPDGARGTGEEVVTLPSIRRGEDETLRFTTSLAALHTHGLAVDWDVLQPQGRPVPLPRYPWKRDRYWTEPRPVARVRLGEYDHPLLGRRLAVAEPTWEAELDAETAPYLADHRIQGRTLFPAAGYIEMAAQAVRALTGATEIALGDVELRKALFLSDDAPRTVQLSLSTRTSAFTIATGGGPDGAETVVHARGVVHGGSLAPVAPGPSLDALRARGEQHMDAVGCYAALGALGYHYGPAFQGIAEVWRSRGEALARIVPPECVGDETSGHHLHPVLLDACFQALLTAGLPLGAPTGRTDAGGILLPLAIDEVRTAPVGNRTLWVHAKVTGGRDGELVGDLTLHDEHGERLGHVRGFRAADVEQASAAVSTATIDSWLAEPVWSEAPLSEASAGTPATYSEEISAAGPLLLFADRPGGVADALAELVEGYGGHCHLVRPGGSYSFGGHTRVSTVAPDSVGDVRRLLADLATHAREADENGRTRESDGAGGPHPVGAVVHLWNLGLPPLDETARERLADHSTLGAYSLIALAQALRDDPGQSVAPAALHVVTRGAQAVLAGEPVEPLGAPAWGVGRVLRHQELTAHPGRLIDLAPCGTDPSESVLRTEAQHLLREILTPDVPDRIQDEVALREDRRLVSRLARPEGLTRSLPPRLRPDGAYLVTGAFGALGRLLCRFLVQRGARHLILVGRTPLPDRAAWRGLDPGSPAGAGARFIRELESLGAHAVHAPLDITDEQALSQWLAAYRAQDAPPVRGVFHLAGHVQDTLLQEMDRAAFDSVLAPKAAGAWLLHRLLRDDPLDHFVMFASVASLLTTSGQTNYAAGNAFLDALAHHRAARGLPALSLDWGPWATGMIKELGLVDHYRHSRGMTSLAPEAGMSVLERVIGQGRPQLLIATIADWKTFLAWYSAPPPLVAGLAAEAAESAASAGAEAEGQDGFLALFRAADAEERVALVTDRFTALACAVLRVGADRLTPESALGALGLDSLLAMELRARVHAETGVALPVVALLSGDSVQDLVAQLHEAAATRAAGPGDAELTPFELYKDAARHPLTQNQKALWFLKQLNPEGFAYNIGGAVEVRTELDPRLMADALRVLVARHPMLRANYVMEDGRPLQVVSDTVEPDMAVFDVEGRDWGEIHELIVTEYRRPYDLESDPLMRFRLFKRGQDRWVIMKAVHHIISDAISTFTFIEELLSVYEGMRSGRRVELEPVPAGYLDFLNRQNRFLASPDAGRMLEYWRTALPAEIPPLELPTDAPRPAVQTHNGASEFFVLSPELSARVHALARAHDVTVFMVLLSTYYILLHRYSGQDDLIVGSPVTGRTDEELSSVYGYFVNPLPLHADLSGDPSVAELLSQVRRTVLGGLDNQEYPFVLLVEKLGLQHDPSRSAVFQAMFILLAHKVSSERYGYHLDYIELPEEEGQFDLTLSAYEDEAERRFHCVLKYNTDLFRPDTVRRMVAHYVNLLESLTRAPAGHPVAALDMLGESERHILLHGPATVGRTVRHDVPVHVLFAEAAARTPQAVALTMPTGADGPEEARTMTYQELERASAALAGRLRARGLGGSTVIAVCLPKSPELIVTLLAVLRAGAAYLPLDPDHPAERLAFMATNASAALVVTDAPGRERLAGLRTPFLTDPLTDDEAAPLPTDDAESFDPDAPAYIVHTSGSTGRPKAVRVSHRALAAVHAAWREEYGLAADPGTHLQLAGVSFDVFTGDLVRALCSGGRLVLVGRDLLFDTERLYTTMNRQGVDCAEFVPAVVRALMAHCEEGGHRLDFMRLLIVGSDSWKVSEYERLRALCAPATRVINSYGLTEAAIDSACFDGPGDGLDPHGTVPIGTPLPNCALHVLDRRMEPVPPGVVGELWAGGAGLAIDYAGDPEQTADRFVTAALDRGPDATPVRLYRTGDLARRDAWGEIQLLGRADAQVKLRGHRIEPGEIESLLLSGTGLSEAFVTVRADARGDAALCAYCVPASGASVDPRALHRHLAAQLPTYLIPAHFTSVDALPLTPNGKVDVAALPEPRAGAGEQAEYEAPVTLYEERMAAHWEALLPVEQAGLRSDFFGCGGSSIKLIELIHRLQSEFGISVPVGLLFKVTTLHGMARTVESIVTGEVSGNRPYLTFNAGRGPALFCFPPAGGHGLVYRGFAEHLTAYELIAFNHVDGDKTSRYADLIETLLPEGPCPLLGYSLGGNLAFEVAKELERRGREVPHVVIMDSHRITEAHAIADEHIEAFEHELRDHLHRHTGSETVTSQTLEQAREYLEFCGRTPNLGSVAASVTVISDEHKAALYAAGQRGSWDGASVTRDRVLRGFGSHAEMLDEKRAARNAALTLAALDGVVDLEGLNGDEVSAVPLRPAALRADAAAAGGSDVA, from the coding sequence CGATCATCGGTATCGGCTGCCGCTTTCCCGGCGGCGCCAATGACCATCGGTCCTTCTGGCGGAACCTTCTCGACGGCAAGGACTGCATCACCCCCACCCCGCGCGACCGCTACGACGTCTCGACCCTGGCCAGTAAGGACAAGGCCAAACCGGGGCGGCTGGTGGGCGGCAGGGGCGGATACATCGACGGGTTCGACGAGTTCGATCCTGGCTTCTTCGGTATCAGTCCCCGCGAGGCCCACTCGATGGATCCGCAGCAGCGCAAACTTCTTGAGGTCGCGTGGGAGGCGCTGGAGGACGGGGGGCAGAGGCCGGCCGACCTGGCGGGCAGTGATGTGGGCGTGTATGTCGGCGCTTTCACCCTCGATTACAAGATTCTTCAGTTCGCCGATCTTCGTTTCGACACCTTGGGTCCGCATACCGCCACCGGCACGATGATGACGATGATGTCGAACCGGCTCTCGCACTGCTTCGACTTCCGGGGCCCGAGCATCTCTCTCGACACGGCGTGCTCGTCCTCGCTCGTCGCCGTCCATCTGGCCTGTGAGAGCCTGCGCCGGGGTGAGAGCTCCCTGGCACTGGCCGGCGGGACTCTGCTGAACCTCGCTCCGCAGTACACCATCGCCGAGACCAAGGGCGGTTTCCTCTCCGTCGACGGCCGGTCGCGGACCTTCGACGCGTCCGCCAACGGCTATGTACGTGCCGAGGGGGTCGGGATCGTCGCCCTCAAGCTCTTGGAGGACGCCGTACGTGACGGTGACCCGGTGCACGCCGTCATCACCGCGAGCGGCGTCAACCAGGACGGCCGCACCAACGGCATCACCGTGCCACGCGCCGAAGCGCAGGTCACCCTCATCGAGGAGGTCTGCGCGCTGGCCGGCATCACGCCGGGCGCCCTCCAGTACGTGGAGGCGCACGGCACCTCCACCCCGGTGGGCGACCCCATCGAGGCGGGCGCCCTCGCCGTGGCCCTGGCCGTCGGCCGCAAGCCCGGCGCCACGTGCTGCGTCGGTTCGGTCAAGACCAACATCGGGCACACCGAGTCGGCCGCCGGAATCGCCGGACTCATCAAGACGGCGCTCAGCGTCAAGCACCGGCTGATCCCGCCGCACATCAATCTGGACCAGGTGAACCCGGGTATCGATATGGAGGCCTCGCCCTTCACCATCCCCACCGAGGTCACCACCTGGCCCGACCACGAAGGGCCGGCCCGCGCGGGCGTCAACTCGTTCGGTTTCGGCGGCACCAACGCCCATGTCCTGCTGGAGGAACCCCCGATCGTGCCGGACACGGGGCGACGCGCGGTCGCCGAGCCGGAGGATCCGGTACGCCCCGCCCCCACCGTCCTCCCGCTCAGTGCCCAGGACGCCGCGGTACTTCCCGCACTCGCGGAGGCCGTGCACGCCGAGCTCACCGCCGCGGCGGACCCCCGCACCGGATCGTCCGTCTCCCTCACCGACCTCGGGCACACCTTCGCCCACCGGCGCCAGCACCACGATGCCCGGCTGGCCGTGGTGTACGGCTCCCGCGACGAACTCACCGAGGCGCTGTCGGCGTACGCGCGCGGTGAGGACCACCCACGGGTCCTCAGGGGCAGCCGCAGGCCCGGCCGGGAGGCGGGGCCCGTCTGGGTCTTCACCGGAATGGGTCCGCAGTGGTGGGGCATGGGACGTGAACTCTTCGCCACGCGGCCCGTCTACCGTGCGGCGGTCGAACGGTGCGACAGGGAGATCCACGCGCAGACCGGCTGGTCGCTGGTGGAGGAGATGACCGCGGATCCCGACGACTCCAGGATGGCGGAGACCTGGCTCGCCCAGCCGGCCAACTTCGCCGTGCAGATCGGCCTGGCCGCCCTGTGGCGCTCCCACGGTGTCACGCCCGCGGCGATCGTCGGGCACAGCACCGGTGAGATCGCCGCGTTCCACGAGGCCGGTGTCTACAGCCTGCGGGACGCGGTACGGATCGTGGTGCACCGCAGCCGTCTCCAGCACCGTCTGGCGGGCTCGGGCACCATGCTCGCCGTCGGCCTGACGGAGGACGAGGCGGTGCGCCGCGCCGAACCGTTCGGGGATCTGGTGTCGGTCGCCGCAGTCAACAGTCCGGGCGCGCTGACGCTGGCGGGGGACGAGGCAGCGCTGGCGGCGTACGCGGAGGCGCTGCGCGCCGACGGCGTCTTCGCCAAGTTCCTCGACGTCCAGGTGCCCTATCACAGCGCCGGGATGGAGGCGATCAAGGACCAACTGCTCGACGGCCTGCGGGACATCGAGCCACGTCCGGCCGGTGTGCCGCTCCACCTCACAGGCAGGGAGGGTCTGGCCCGGGGCACAGAACTCGACGCCGACTACTGGTGGAGCAACGTACGGGACACCGTCCGTTTCCGAGCGGCGGTCGAGCGGGTGGCGCGGGACGGACACCGCGTCTTCCTGGAGATCGGACCCCACCCCGTGCTCGGTCACTCGATCAGGGAGTGCCTCGACGCCCTCCCCGACGGCGCGCGGGGGACGGGCGAGGAGGTGGTGACCCTGCCGTCGATCCGCCGGGGGGAGGACGAGACCCTGCGTTTCACCACCTCGCTCGCGGCACTGCACACCCATGGTCTCGCCGTCGACTGGGACGTGCTCCAGCCGCAGGGCAGGCCCGTGCCTCTGCCTCGGTACCCGTGGAAGCGCGACAGGTACTGGACCGAGCCCCGGCCGGTCGCCCGGGTCCGGCTCGGTGAGTACGACCATCCCCTCCTCGGCAGGCGGCTGGCGGTCGCAGAACCCACCTGGGAGGCGGAGCTTGACGCGGAGACCGCCCCCTACCTCGCCGACCACCGCATTCAGGGCCGCACTCTGTTCCCCGCGGCGGGATACATCGAGATGGCCGCCCAAGCGGTGCGGGCGCTGACCGGTGCCACCGAGATCGCGCTCGGCGATGTCGAGCTGCGGAAGGCGCTGTTCCTCTCCGACGACGCGCCGCGCACCGTGCAGCTGTCGTTGTCGACACGGACCTCCGCCTTCACCATCGCCACCGGAGGAGGCCCGGACGGCGCCGAGACGGTGGTGCACGCCCGTGGAGTGGTCCACGGTGGGTCGCTCGCCCCGGTCGCGCCCGGACCGAGCCTCGATGCGCTGCGGGCCCGCGGGGAGCAGCACATGGACGCTGTCGGCTGCTATGCGGCGCTCGGCGCGCTCGGTTACCACTACGGTCCTGCCTTCCAGGGCATCGCGGAGGTCTGGCGGTCGCGGGGCGAGGCACTGGCACGGATCGTGCCGCCCGAGTGTGTCGGGGACGAGACCTCGGGCCACCATCTGCACCCGGTGCTGCTCGACGCCTGCTTCCAGGCCCTGTTGACCGCGGGGCTCCCGCTCGGCGCTCCCACGGGCCGGACGGACGCCGGCGGCATCCTGCTGCCCCTGGCGATCGACGAGGTCCGTACCGCCCCGGTCGGGAACCGGACGCTCTGGGTGCACGCCAAGGTGACGGGCGGCCGGGACGGCGAACTGGTCGGCGACCTGACCCTCCATGACGAGCACGGCGAGCGGCTCGGCCATGTCCGCGGTTTCCGGGCCGCCGACGTCGAGCAGGCGTCGGCGGCGGTCAGCACCGCCACCATCGACAGTTGGCTCGCCGAACCTGTCTGGTCCGAGGCTCCGCTGTCCGAGGCCTCGGCGGGAACCCCGGCCACGTACAGCGAGGAGATCTCCGCCGCGGGCCCCTTGCTGCTGTTCGCGGACCGGCCGGGCGGGGTGGCCGACGCGCTGGCCGAGCTGGTGGAGGGGTACGGCGGCCACTGCCATCTGGTCAGGCCCGGTGGCTCGTACTCCTTCGGCGGGCACACGCGGGTCTCCACGGTGGCGCCGGACAGCGTCGGGGACGTACGACGGCTTCTCGCCGATCTGGCCACGCACGCCCGAGAGGCGGACGAGAACGGCAGGACCCGCGAGAGTGACGGCGCCGGGGGGCCGCATCCCGTCGGCGCCGTCGTCCATCTGTGGAATCTGGGGCTCCCCCCGCTGGACGAGACGGCCCGCGAACGGCTCGCCGACCACAGCACCCTGGGCGCCTATTCGCTCATCGCGCTGGCCCAGGCCCTCCGCGACGACCCCGGTCAGTCGGTCGCACCGGCCGCCCTCCACGTGGTCACCCGGGGCGCGCAGGCGGTGCTGGCCGGGGAACCGGTGGAGCCGCTGGGCGCGCCGGCCTGGGGCGTGGGACGGGTACTGCGCCATCAGGAACTCACCGCGCACCCAGGCAGGTTGATCGATCTCGCCCCCTGCGGAACGGACCCATCGGAATCGGTCCTTCGTACGGAGGCCCAGCATCTGCTGCGGGAGATCCTCACCCCTGACGTCCCCGACCGGATCCAGGACGAGGTCGCGCTGCGCGAGGACCGCCGCCTGGTCAGCCGTCTGGCGCGTCCCGAGGGGCTGACCCGATCGTTGCCGCCGCGGCTGCGCCCGGACGGCGCGTATCTGGTCACCGGCGCCTTCGGGGCCCTGGGCCGGCTCCTGTGCCGCTTCCTCGTCCAGCGCGGCGCGCGCCATCTGATCCTGGTCGGGCGTACCCCACTCCCGGACCGTGCCGCCTGGCGCGGCCTGGACCCGGGTTCCCCGGCCGGCGCGGGAGCGCGCTTCATCAGGGAGCTGGAGTCGCTCGGCGCCCACGCGGTCCACGCTCCGCTGGACATCACCGATGAACAGGCCCTGTCGCAGTGGCTCGCCGCCTATCGCGCCCAGGACGCCCCGCCAGTGCGTGGGGTCTTCCACCTCGCCGGCCATGTCCAGGACACCTTGCTCCAGGAGATGGACCGGGCCGCCTTCGACTCGGTCCTGGCCCCCAAGGCGGCGGGCGCCTGGCTGCTGCACCGGCTGCTGCGGGACGACCCGCTCGACCACTTCGTCATGTTCGCCTCGGTCGCCTCGCTGCTCACCACCTCGGGACAGACCAACTACGCGGCGGGCAACGCCTTCCTCGACGCGCTGGCCCACCACAGGGCGGCGCGGGGGCTGCCCGCCCTCAGCCTGGACTGGGGTCCCTGGGCGACCGGCATGATCAAGGAGCTGGGTCTGGTCGACCACTACCGCCACAGCCGGGGTATGACTTCGCTCGCCCCCGAGGCCGGGATGTCCGTGCTGGAGCGGGTCATCGGCCAGGGCCGCCCGCAGTTGCTGATCGCCACGATCGCCGACTGGAAGACGTTCCTCGCCTGGTACTCCGCGCCGCCCCCGCTGGTCGCGGGGCTCGCCGCCGAGGCCGCGGAGTCCGCCGCCTCCGCGGGCGCGGAGGCCGAGGGGCAGGACGGGTTCCTCGCCCTGTTCCGGGCGGCGGACGCCGAGGAGCGCGTGGCGCTTGTCACCGACCGCTTCACGGCTCTGGCCTGCGCCGTCCTGCGGGTGGGCGCGGACAGGCTCACCCCGGAGAGCGCGCTGGGCGCGCTCGGTCTGGATTCACTGCTCGCGATGGAACTGCGCGCCCGTGTCCACGCGGAGACCGGGGTGGCGCTGCCCGTGGTGGCCCTGCTGAGCGGGGACAGCGTCCAGGATCTGGTCGCCCAGCTGCACGAGGCGGCCGCCACCAGGGCGGCGGGGCCGGGGGACGCGGAGCTGACCCCCTTCGAGCTGTACAAGGACGCCGCACGCCACCCTCTGACGCAGAACCAGAAGGCACTGTGGTTCCTCAAACAGCTCAACCCGGAGGGCTTCGCGTACAACATCGGCGGGGCGGTGGAGGTACGCACCGAGCTGGACCCGCGTCTGATGGCCGACGCTCTGCGGGTACTGGTGGCCAGGCACCCCATGCTCCGCGCCAACTACGTCATGGAGGACGGCAGGCCCCTCCAGGTCGTCTCCGACACCGTGGAGCCCGATATGGCGGTCTTCGACGTCGAGGGCCGCGACTGGGGGGAGATCCATGAGCTGATCGTCACCGAGTACCGCAGGCCCTACGACCTGGAGAGCGATCCGCTGATGCGGTTCCGGCTGTTCAAGCGCGGCCAGGACCGGTGGGTGATCATGAAAGCCGTCCACCACATCATCTCGGACGCGATCTCCACCTTCACCTTCATCGAGGAGCTTCTCTCGGTGTACGAGGGCATGCGCTCGGGCCGGCGGGTGGAGCTGGAGCCGGTACCCGCCGGCTACCTCGACTTCCTCAACCGGCAGAACCGCTTTCTGGCCTCCCCCGACGCGGGACGGATGCTGGAGTACTGGCGTACCGCCCTGCCCGCCGAGATCCCCCCGCTGGAACTGCCCACGGACGCTCCCCGTCCCGCCGTGCAGACCCACAACGGCGCTTCGGAGTTCTTCGTCCTGAGCCCTGAGCTGAGCGCGCGGGTGCACGCGTTGGCCCGCGCCCATGACGTGACCGTGTTCATGGTGCTGCTGAGCACCTACTACATCCTGCTGCACCGCTATTCGGGCCAGGACGACCTGATCGTCGGCAGTCCGGTGACCGGCCGTACCGACGAGGAGCTGTCCTCGGTGTACGGCTACTTCGTCAACCCCCTTCCGCTCCACGCCGACCTGTCCGGCGATCCTTCCGTGGCGGAGCTGCTCTCCCAGGTACGGAGGACCGTGCTCGGCGGTCTGGACAACCAGGAGTACCCCTTCGTGCTGCTGGTCGAGAAGCTCGGCCTCCAGCACGACCCGAGCCGGTCGGCGGTCTTCCAGGCGATGTTCATCCTGCTGGCGCACAAGGTGTCGTCCGAGCGCTACGGATACCACCTGGACTACATCGAACTGCCCGAGGAGGAAGGGCAGTTCGACCTGACGTTGTCGGCGTACGAGGACGAGGCCGAGCGGCGGTTCCACTGTGTACTGAAGTACAACACCGACCTGTTCCGGCCCGACACCGTGCGCCGGATGGTCGCCCACTACGTGAACCTCCTCGAATCCCTCACCCGCGCGCCCGCGGGCCACCCGGTTGCCGCGCTCGACATGCTCGGGGAGTCGGAACGGCACATCCTCCTGCACGGGCCGGCCACCGTCGGACGGACCGTGCGGCACGACGTACCGGTGCACGTACTGTTCGCCGAGGCGGCGGCGCGCACGCCGCAGGCGGTGGCGCTGACCATGCCCACCGGCGCGGACGGGCCTGAAGAAGCCCGCACCATGACCTACCAGGAGCTGGAGCGCGCCTCCGCGGCGCTGGCCGGACGGCTGCGCGCCCGGGGTCTCGGCGGCTCCACGGTGATCGCGGTCTGCCTGCCGAAGTCGCCGGAACTGATCGTGACGCTCCTCGCCGTCCTGCGCGCGGGTGCGGCGTACCTGCCGCTGGATCCGGACCACCCCGCGGAGCGCCTGGCCTTCATGGCGACCAACGCCTCCGCGGCCCTCGTCGTCACGGATGCCCCGGGCAGGGAGCGGCTGGCCGGTCTGCGCACCCCCTTCCTCACCGATCCGCTCACGGACGACGAGGCGGCTCCGCTCCCGACGGACGACGCGGAGTCGTTCGATCCCGACGCGCCGGCGTACATCGTGCACACCTCGGGCTCGACGGGCCGCCCCAAGGCGGTGCGGGTCAGCCACCGGGCGCTGGCCGCGGTCCACGCCGCGTGGCGGGAGGAGTACGGACTGGCGGCGGATCCGGGGACACATCTCCAACTGGCCGGTGTCTCCTTCGACGTGTTCACCGGCGATCTGGTGCGCGCCCTGTGCTCCGGCGGCAGGCTGGTCCTCGTCGGACGTGATCTGCTCTTCGACACGGAGCGGCTCTACACCACGATGAACCGACAGGGCGTCGACTGCGCGGAGTTCGTGCCCGCCGTCGTCCGGGCCCTGATGGCGCACTGCGAGGAGGGCGGCCACCGGCTGGACTTCATGCGGCTGCTGATCGTCGGTTCGGACAGCTGGAAGGTGTCGGAGTACGAGCGGCTGCGGGCTCTGTGCGCCCCGGCCACCCGGGTCATCAACTCCTACGGCCTGACCGAGGCCGCCATCGACAGCGCCTGCTTCGACGGTCCGGGCGACGGCCTCGACCCGCACGGAACCGTGCCCATCGGCACGCCCCTGCCGAACTGCGCGCTCCATGTGCTCGATCGACGGATGGAGCCGGTGCCTCCCGGGGTCGTCGGCGAGCTGTGGGCCGGTGGCGCGGGTCTGGCCATCGACTACGCGGGCGATCCCGAGCAGACGGCGGACCGCTTCGTCACCGCGGCTCTGGACCGGGGTCCTGACGCGACCCCGGTGCGGCTGTACCGCACCGGGGACCTCGCCCGGCGGGACGCGTGGGGCGAAATCCAGCTACTGGGCAGGGCGGACGCCCAGGTGAAGTTGCGCGGCCACCGGATCGAACCAGGTGAGATCGAGTCGCTGCTGCTCTCCGGCACAGGGCTCAGCGAGGCCTTCGTCACGGTCCGCGCCGACGCCCGCGGGGACGCGGCCCTGTGCGCGTACTGCGTACCGGCCTCCGGGGCCTCGGTGGACCCGAGGGCGCTGCACCGCCATCTGGCCGCCCAGTTGCCGACGTATCTCATCCCGGCCCACTTCACCTCCGTGGACGCGCTGCCGCTCACCCCGAACGGCAAGGTGGATGTCGCCGCCCTGCCCGAGCCGCGCGCGGGGGCGGGCGAGCAGGCCGAGTACGAGGCACCTGTCACGCTGTACGAAGAGCGGATGGCGGCCCACTGGGAGGCGCTGCTCCCCGTGGAACAGGCCGGGCTGCGCAGTGACTTCTTCGGCTGCGGGGGCAGTTCCATCAAGCTCATCGAACTGATCCACCGCCTCCAGTCGGAGTTCGGTATCTCCGTCCCCGTGGGTCTGCTGTTCAAGGTGACCACGCTGCACGGAATGGCCAGGACGGTCGAGTCCATCGTCACGGGCGAGGTGTCGGGCAACCGGCCCTACCTCACCTTCAACGCCGGGCGGGGCCCCGCGCTCTTCTGCTTCCCCCCGGCGGGCGGCCACGGACTCGTCTACCGCGGCTTCGCGGAACATCTCACGGCGTACGAACTCATCGCCTTCAACCATGTGGACGGCGACAAGACCTCCCGGTACGCCGACCTCATCGAGACGCTGCTGCCCGAGGGGCCTTGCCCGCTGCTCGGCTACTCCCTCGGAGGCAATCTCGCCTTCGAGGTCGCCAAAGAACTCGAACGGCGGGGCCGTGAGGTGCCGCACGTCGTGATCATGGATTCGCATCGCATCACGGAGGCGCACGCCATCGCCGACGAACACATCGAAGCCTTCGAGCACGAGTTGCGGGACCATCTGCACCGGCACACCGGGTCGGAGACGGTGACCTCGCAGACGCTCGAACAGGCCAGGGAGTACCTGGAGTTCTGCGGTCGCACCCCCAATCTGGGTTCGGTGGCCGCGTCCGTCACCGTGATCAGCGACGAGCACAAGGCGGCCCTCTACGCGGCCGGACAGCGGGGCAGCTGGGACGGCGCCTCGGTCACCCGAGACCGGGTACTGCGCGGATTCGGTTCCCATGCGGAGATGCTGGACGAGAAGCGTGCGGCGCGGAACGCGGCCCTCACGCTGGCCGCACTCGACGGTGTCGTCGACCTCGAAGGACTGAACGGTGACGAGGTATCAGCGGTCCCTCTCCGGCCCGCTGCGCTCCGGGCCGACGCCGCCGCGGCGGGGGGCTCCGATGTCGCGTGA